The following proteins are encoded in a genomic region of Nicotiana sylvestris chromosome 4, ASM39365v2, whole genome shotgun sequence:
- the LOC104226306 gene encoding 5-formyltetrahydrofolate cyclo-ligase, mitochondrial-like, whose product MRVGKLVNKAAMALMSNSCKIASPSLCSAMLHPTPNPRRSFMDDPRQLEAIFQKKQSLRSKIRKELKNMSPIQRAHEDNAIQNIVLEAPWFKSSQSLCAYVSSAALREVGTSKILAEVLCNESSEQEKQKTVYVPRVEDRFSNMKMLKISSLNDLVLSSMDILEPPPVDSDGKEREDVMQACEPVDLVVLPGLAFDRSGQRLGRNGGYYDMFLRKYEDLIKEKHWKQPLLVALAYSIQIVDEGAIGVTPNDVPVDALVSPAGFSPISPVALKLYG is encoded by the exons ATGAGAGTAGGGAAGTTAGTTAACAAGGCAGCAATGGCGCTGATGTCCAATTCGTGCAAGATAGCATCACCCTCATTGTGTTCCGCAATGTTACACCCGACCCCAAATCCTCGCCGTTCATTCATGGACGATCCCCGCCAGCTCGAAGCTATTTTCCAGAAAAAGCAGTCACTCCGATCCAAAATTCGTAAAGAGCTGAAGAATATGAGTCCCATTCAACGAGCCCATGAAG ATAATGCGATACAGAATATTGTTTTAGAAGCCCCATGGTTCAAATCCAGCCAGAGCCTGTGTGCTTATGTTAGCTCAGCTGCTTTACGAGAGGTTGGCACTTCAAAAATTCTTGCAGAAGTTCTATGCAATGAATCCAGTG AACAGGAAAAACAAAAGACAGTGTACGTACCGCGTGTAGAAGACAGATTTAGCAACATGAAAATGCTGAAGATTTCGAGTCTGAATGATCTAGTGCTAAGCTCGATGGACATTTTGGAACCACCCCCAGTTGATTCTGATGGAAAAGAGCGTGAAGATG TTATGCAGGCTTGTGAACCTGTGGACTTGGTTGTTCTACCTG GGCTTGCATTTGACAGATCTGGACAAAGGTTGGGACGTAATGGAGG TTATTATGATATGTTCTTGAGGAAGTATGAAGATCTAATCAAGGAGAAACACTGGAAGCAACCCTTACTAG TTGCCCTTGCATATTCCATTCAGATAGTGGATGAGGGTGCTATCGGTGTCACTCCTAATGATGTTCCAGTAGACGCACTCGTTTCACCAGCTGGCTTCTCTCCCATAAGTCCAGTGGCCTTGAAGTTATATGGTTAA